AAGCCCTTAGCTGCCAACACCTGAGTGATTGCTGCTGTTAATGTGGTTTTACCATGATCAACGTGACCGATCGTTCCGACGTTCACGTGTGGTTTGGTACGTTCAAATTTTTGTTTTGCCATTTTTTAAATTCCTCCAGACTTATTTTGAGTCTTAAGATTTTTCAAATATTTTTTCAGCAATGCTTTTTGGAACCAATCCATAGTGATCGAACTGCATACTGAATACAGCCCGGCCCTGTGTTAATGACCGGAGATCCGTTGCATAACCAAACATTGCAGATAAGGGAACAAACGCATTCACAACCTGAGCATCTTTACGAGGAGTCATCCCCTGCACTTTGCCACGTCGTGAAGAAATATCACCCATCACATCACCCAAATATTCTTCAGGAACCACAACTTCAACAGCCATCATAGGCTCCATCAGCTTGGGACCTGCTTTCTTACAGGCAGCCTGAATCGCCATTGATCCTGCGATTTTGAAGGCCATTTCTGAAGAATCGACATCGTGATAGCTCCCATCGTAGAGTTCAACCCGAACATCCATAAGGGGATAACCAGCCAACACACCATTCTTAAGCGCGTCCTGGATACCTTTATCAACAGCCGGGATATACTCACGCGGAACAGAGCCACCGACAATCTTGTTTTCAAAATGATATCC
The genomic region above belongs to Candidatus Neomarinimicrobiota bacterium and contains:
- a CDS encoding GTP-binding protein, encoding MAKQKFERTKPHVNVGTIGHVDHGKTTLTAAITQVLAAKG